From the Roseateles sp. XES5 genome, one window contains:
- the hppD gene encoding 4-hydroxyphenylpyruvate dioxygenase, which yields MGPFPHDAPPALITADNPAGTDGFEFVEFAHPEPEKLEELFARMGYSKVATHRTKAISVWRQGDINYVINAEPGSHAMKFAGEHGPCAASMAWRVVDAKHAFDHAVAKGATPYEGDDKALDVPAIVGIGGSLLYFIEKYGAKGSAYDAEFVWTGARDPKPEGVGFYFLDHLTHNVYRGNMDKWWDFYRELFGFKQIHFFDIDGRITGLVSRAITSPCGKIRIPLNESKDETSQIVEYLKKYKGEGIQHIAVGTDAIYDATDKLAGNGMKFMPGPPENYYDRSYVRVVGHEEPVERMKKHGILIDGEGVVDGGMTKILLQIFSKTVIGPIFFEFIQRKGDEGFGEGNFRALFESIEEDQIRRGVIAAE from the coding sequence ATGGGCCCTTTCCCGCATGACGCACCGCCGGCACTGATCACCGCCGACAATCCCGCGGGCACGGACGGCTTCGAGTTCGTCGAGTTCGCCCACCCGGAACCGGAAAAGCTGGAAGAGCTGTTCGCCCGCATGGGATACAGCAAGGTCGCGACCCATCGCACCAAGGCGATCTCGGTCTGGCGGCAGGGCGACATCAATTATGTCATCAATGCCGAGCCCGGCTCGCACGCCATGAAATTCGCCGGCGAGCACGGCCCCTGCGCCGCCTCCATGGCCTGGCGCGTGGTCGATGCCAAACATGCCTTCGACCATGCCGTCGCCAAGGGCGCGACACCCTATGAAGGCGACGACAAGGCGCTCGACGTGCCCGCCATCGTCGGCATCGGCGGCTCACTGCTCTATTTCATCGAAAAGTACGGCGCCAAGGGATCGGCCTATGACGCCGAATTCGTCTGGACAGGCGCGCGCGACCCGAAGCCGGAGGGCGTCGGCTTCTACTTCCTCGATCACCTCACGCACAATGTCTATCGCGGCAACATGGACAAGTGGTGGGATTTCTACCGCGAGCTTTTCGGCTTCAAGCAGATCCACTTCTTCGACATCGACGGCCGCATCACCGGCCTCGTCTCGCGCGCCATCACGTCGCCATGCGGCAAGATCCGCATTCCGCTCAACGAATCGAAGGACGAGACGAGCCAGATCGTCGAGTACCTGAAGAAATACAAGGGCGAAGGCATCCAGCACATCGCCGTCGGGACCGATGCGATCTACGACGCGACGGACAAGCTCGCCGGCAACGGCATGAAGTTCATGCCCGGCCCGCCGGAAAACTACTACGACCGGTCCTATGTGCGCGTCGTCGGCCATGAAGAGCCCGTCGAACGCATGAAGAAGCACGGCATCCTGATCGACGGCGAAGGCGTCGTCGATGGCGGCATGACGAAGATCCTGCTCCAGATCTTCTCGAAGACCGTGATCGGCCCGATCTTCTTCGAGTTCATCCAGAGGAAGGGCGACGAGGGCTTCGGCGAAGGCAACTTCCGGGCGCTCTTCGAATCCATCGAGGAAGACCAGATCCGCCGGGGCGTGATCGCAGCAGAATAA
- a CDS encoding Lrp/AsnC family transcriptional regulator, with amino-acid sequence MQLDDFDRKLLAHLQEDARLTNNELSERINLSPSQCSRRRIRLEEEGIIRAYRAELDREKLDLGIVIVVTVTLSTHNRDNAVRFARLISSLPEVLEAFSLTGEMDYIIKVVVPNLKALSAFVNDVLLPHESVSHVKTAIVLDTLKETTALPL; translated from the coding sequence GTGCAACTCGACGATTTCGACCGGAAATTGCTCGCGCATTTGCAGGAGGATGCGCGCCTGACGAACAACGAGTTGTCGGAGCGCATCAATCTTTCGCCCTCCCAATGTTCGCGCCGGCGCATCCGGTTGGAGGAGGAGGGGATCATCCGCGCCTATCGGGCGGAACTCGACCGGGAAAAGCTCGATCTCGGCATCGTCATCGTCGTCACGGTGACGCTCTCGACCCACAACCGAGACAATGCGGTGCGCTTTGCCCGGTTGATCTCCAGCCTGCCGGAAGTGTTGGAGGCATTCTCGCTGACGGGGGAAATGGATTACATCATCAAGGTCGTGGTGCCGAACCTGAAGGCGCTCTCCGCCTTCGTCAACGATGTGCTGCTGCCGCACGAATCCGTCTCGCATGTGAAGACGGCCATCGTTCTGGACACGCTTAAGGAAACGACCGCCCTGCCACTTTGA
- a CDS encoding MBL fold metallo-hydrolase, with protein MGMLQAGIIPVTPFQQNCTILFDTETKEGVVVDPGGDVDVILETVKENGIVLKAIWLTHAHIDHAGGAKELKDALGIDIIGPHKDDLSLLQRLEAQASMFGVPMKVSNVVPDRWLGDGDKVSFGDHEFEVYHTPGHAPGHVIYFNRKQGFAHLGDVLFQGSIGRTDLPGGDHQQLLDSIRDKVFPLGDEVGFLCGHGPGSKIGDERRSNPFLRGL; from the coding sequence ATGGGCATGCTTCAGGCGGGCATCATCCCCGTCACTCCCTTCCAGCAGAACTGCACCATTCTCTTCGATACGGAGACGAAAGAGGGCGTGGTCGTCGATCCCGGCGGGGATGTCGACGTGATCCTCGAGACGGTCAAGGAGAACGGCATCGTGCTGAAGGCCATCTGGCTCACCCACGCCCATATCGACCATGCGGGCGGCGCGAAGGAATTGAAGGACGCACTCGGCATCGACATCATCGGCCCGCACAAGGACGATCTTTCGCTCCTGCAGCGGCTGGAGGCGCAGGCTTCGATGTTCGGCGTGCCGATGAAGGTCAGCAATGTCGTGCCGGACCGCTGGCTGGGGGACGGAGACAAGGTCTCCTTCGGCGATCATGAATTCGAGGTCTATCATACGCCGGGCCATGCGCCGGGCCATGTGATTTACTTCAACCGCAAGCAGGGCTTTGCTCATCTGGGTGACGTGTTGTTCCAGGGCTCGATCGGCCGGACCGACCTGCCGGGCGGCGACCACCAGCAGCTTCTCGATTCGATCCGTGACAAGGTCTTCCCGCTCGGCGACGAGGTCGGCTTTCTCTGCGGCCATGGGCCGGGCAGCAAGATCGGCGACGAACGGCGCAGCAACCCCTTCCTGCGCGGGCTCTAG
- a CDS encoding BA14K family protein yields MNKALKTIVLSLAVAATTLTATAGVVEARDRHRDGYWGDAGDGYYRKPRRHHRDRDALIGGALGLATGVIIGGALASQPRYSEPRYVEPDYYPEPEPRVIYRRQPVYTPSYEPWSQSWYDYCSQRYRSFNPRSGTYVGYDGREHFCTAG; encoded by the coding sequence ATGAACAAAGCCCTCAAGACAATCGTGCTTTCCCTGGCGGTTGCGGCAACGACCCTCACCGCGACGGCGGGCGTGGTCGAAGCACGCGACCGTCACCGGGACGGCTACTGGGGCGATGCCGGCGATGGCTACTACCGTAAGCCGCGCCGCCATCACCGCGATCGCGACGCCCTGATCGGCGGCGCCCTTGGCCTTGCCACCGGCGTCATCATCGGCGGCGCGCTGGCGTCCCAGCCGCGCTATTCCGAGCCGCGCTACGTGGAGCCGGATTATTACCCGGAGCCCGAGCCCCGCGTGATCTACCGCCGCCAGCCGGTCTATACGCCGAGCTACGAGCCGTGGAGCCAGTCGTGGTATGACTACTGCTCGCAGCGCTACCGCTCGTTCAATCCGCGCAGCGGCACCTATGTCGGCTATGACGGCCGCGAGCACTTCTGCACCGCTGGCTGA
- a CDS encoding cold-shock protein translates to MAETGTVKFFNTEKGFGFIKPDNGGADIFVHISAVQASGLNGLSENQKVSFDTEPDRRGKGPKAVNLQIAG, encoded by the coding sequence ATGGCCGAGACTGGCACTGTAAAATTCTTCAACACCGAGAAGGGCTTTGGCTTCATCAAGCCCGACAACGGTGGCGCGGACATCTTCGTACACATTTCCGCTGTGCAGGCTTCGGGCCTGAACGGCCTCTCCGAAAACCAGAAGGTAAGCTTCGACACGGAACCCGATCGCCGCGGCAAAGGCCCGAAGGCGGTTAACCTGCAGATCGCCGGCTGA
- a CDS encoding DMT family transporter, translating to MTRVQANLLLLLAGAIWGAGFIAQSTAMQTLGPLWFIGLRFAVATLVALPFAQWEKSRAKSPLRQADIAGFALTGLALFAAAAFQQVGLLTTTVTNSGFLTGLYVVFTPILTVLVLRRRTHWIVWPAAFMASFGIFLLSGGTLAALTLGDMLTIFCAVLWSVQMICVGVYAGRSGRPIALSLVQFAICGVLGCAAGILFEPVSLAAIKGALPEILYAGVFSSGIAFIFQNVAQRYTTAPQAAIFLSSEALFAALFGVMLLGETITSAGYVGCGIIFLAMLAVELVPELLRGRRAGLAVEA from the coding sequence ATGACGCGCGTTCAGGCGAACCTTCTCCTGTTGCTTGCCGGTGCCATCTGGGGCGCGGGCTTCATCGCCCAGTCGACGGCGATGCAGACGCTCGGCCCGTTGTGGTTCATCGGCCTGCGCTTCGCCGTCGCCACGCTGGTCGCCCTGCCCTTCGCGCAATGGGAGAAGTCGCGCGCGAAAAGCCCGTTGCGACAGGCCGATATCGCCGGCTTCGCGCTGACCGGCCTTGCCCTCTTTGCCGCTGCCGCCTTCCAGCAGGTCGGCCTCCTCACCACGACCGTCACCAATTCCGGCTTCCTCACCGGCCTTTATGTCGTCTTCACGCCGATCCTGACCGTGCTCGTGCTGCGCCGCCGGACGCACTGGATCGTCTGGCCGGCCGCCTTCATGGCGTCCTTCGGCATTTTCCTGCTTTCCGGCGGCACGCTCGCCGCGCTGACCCTCGGCGACATGCTGACCATTTTCTGTGCCGTGCTCTGGTCCGTGCAGATGATCTGCGTCGGCGTCTATGCCGGCCGCTCCGGCCGGCCGATCGCCCTGTCGCTGGTGCAGTTCGCCATCTGTGGTGTGCTCGGCTGCGCGGCCGGCATTCTGTTCGAGCCCGTCAGCTTGGCCGCCATCAAGGGGGCGCTGCCCGAAATCCTCTATGCCGGCGTCTTCTCCAGCGGCATCGCTTTCATCTTCCAGAATGTCGCCCAGCGTTACACGACCGCCCCGCAGGCGGCCATCTTCCTCTCCAGCGAGGCGCTTTTCGCCGCCCTCTTCGGCGTGATGCTGCTGGGAGAGACCATCACATCTGCCGGCTATGTCGGCTGCGGCATCATCTTCCTCGCCATGCTGGCGGTGGAACTCGTGCCGGAACTGCTGCGTGGCCGCCGTGCGGGCCTTGCCGTTGAAGCATGA
- a CDS encoding PQQ-dependent sugar dehydrogenase codes for MRQTTNMRKSAFAAIALLLAVAATPTLAQTREFPSKKAALSVETLATGLKQPWSVEVLPDSGYLVSEKGGTLRLVRGHAVSPPLSGVPEVATNGQGGLLDIALAPDFATSRILYFTYSARGEGGIGTAVGKARLSDDATKLEGATRIFLMNRLTTRGQHFGSRIAIAKDGSLFFGIGDRGEGERAQDMRDHAGAILHINPDGSPHADNPFNGSADGLSEIWSKGHRNPQGLAIDQKDGTLLSVEHGARGGDEINLPLPGRNYGWPLVSYGRHYSGAEFELGASAEGYEQPLYYWDPSIAPGAIAVYRGAMFPEWDGNLIVAALKYQLVARLERDESGAVVSEERLFDGELGRIRDVVVAPDGALLLLTDAEDGALLRVSRSAVTD; via the coding sequence ATGCGGCAGACCACCAACATGCGGAAGAGCGCCTTCGCGGCCATTGCCCTGCTCCTTGCCGTCGCAGCCACCCCCACCCTCGCGCAGACCCGTGAATTCCCCAGCAAGAAGGCCGCGCTTTCCGTCGAGACGCTGGCGACCGGCCTCAAGCAACCCTGGTCCGTCGAAGTGCTGCCGGACAGCGGCTATCTCGTTTCAGAAAAGGGCGGCACGCTTCGTCTCGTGCGCGGCCATGCCGTCTCCCCGCCACTCAGCGGCGTGCCCGAGGTCGCCACGAATGGGCAGGGTGGCCTGCTCGACATCGCGCTTGCCCCTGACTTTGCGACGAGCCGCATTCTCTACTTCACCTATAGCGCCCGCGGCGAAGGCGGCATCGGCACGGCCGTCGGCAAGGCAAGGCTGTCGGACGATGCCACGAAGCTCGAAGGCGCCACGCGCATCTTCCTGATGAATCGCCTCACGACACGCGGCCAGCATTTCGGCTCGCGCATCGCCATCGCCAAGGATGGCAGCCTGTTCTTCGGTATCGGTGACCGGGGCGAAGGCGAGCGCGCGCAGGACATGCGCGATCATGCCGGCGCCATTCTGCACATCAACCCTGATGGCAGCCCCCATGCCGACAATCCGTTCAACGGCAGCGCGGATGGCCTCTCGGAAATCTGGTCGAAGGGGCATCGCAACCCGCAGGGTCTTGCCATCGACCAGAAGGACGGCACGCTGCTTTCAGTCGAGCACGGCGCCCGTGGCGGCGACGAGATCAACTTGCCGCTGCCGGGCCGCAACTACGGCTGGCCGCTCGTGTCCTACGGCCGGCACTATTCCGGGGCGGAATTCGAGCTCGGCGCGTCGGCTGAAGGCTACGAGCAGCCTCTCTATTACTGGGATCCCTCCATCGCGCCGGGCGCCATCGCCGTCTATCGCGGCGCTATGTTCCCCGAATGGGACGGCAACCTGATCGTCGCGGCGCTGAAGTACCAGCTTGTCGCCCGCCTTGAGCGCGACGAAAGCGGCGCCGTCGTTTCCGAGGAACGGCTGTTCGACGGCGAACTCGGCCGCATTCGCGACGTCGTCGTCGCACCGGATGGTGCTCTTCTTCTTCTGACGGACGCGGAGGACGGGGCGCTACTCCGGGTCTCCCGCTCGGCCGTGACGGACTGA
- a CDS encoding EAL domain-containing protein, protein MSERSIFSNLVRQPDGAFSAVYGPYLLQSALQPIFSEQPDGRLQIAAFKGLIRASAGGMPCSPGEFFQRVAEDERAAVDGLCRSLHILNAGALGRRDCALIVNIQSGLFATPQAMRQEVERLRLSAHEAGMPLDAIVCEIRQHPLDDPDRLARFAERLHESGFAIAIDDYTGEDRDLERVSRLQPQFVTFDTAWLRGFAENSAGLALLRVVVSQFAAKSIRAIVAGIEEPDMLALCREMGGPLLQGYLLARPELAPTSFNQTFPEHADTPAQAVAETSAAGTESRVVRPLRQFGRRGV, encoded by the coding sequence ATGAGCGAAAGAAGCATCTTCTCCAATCTCGTCCGCCAGCCGGACGGCGCATTCAGCGCGGTCTATGGCCCCTATCTCCTGCAATCGGCCCTGCAGCCGATCTTCAGCGAGCAGCCGGACGGCCGCCTGCAGATCGCCGCCTTCAAGGGACTGATCCGCGCCAGCGCGGGCGGCATGCCCTGCTCGCCCGGCGAATTCTTCCAGCGCGTCGCGGAAGACGAGCGGGCGGCGGTCGACGGGCTTTGCCGCAGCCTGCACATCCTCAATGCCGGCGCGCTCGGCCGGCGCGACTGTGCTCTCATCGTCAACATCCAGAGCGGCCTCTTCGCAACGCCCCAGGCAATGCGGCAGGAGGTGGAGCGCTTGCGGCTCTCGGCACACGAGGCGGGCATGCCGCTCGATGCCATCGTGTGCGAGATCCGCCAGCATCCGCTCGACGACCCCGACCGGCTGGCCCGTTTTGCCGAGCGGCTGCATGAGAGCGGCTTTGCCATCGCCATCGACGACTATACCGGCGAAGACCGCGACCTTGAGCGCGTCAGCCGCCTGCAGCCGCAATTCGTGACCTTCGACACGGCCTGGCTGCGCGGCTTTGCCGAAAACTCCGCCGGGCTTGCGCTGCTGCGCGTCGTTGTCAGCCAGTTCGCCGCCAAGAGCATCCGTGCCATCGTCGCGGGCATCGAGGAACCGGATATGCTGGCGCTCTGCCGCGAGATGGGCGGCCCGCTGTTGCAGGGCTATCTGCTCGCCCGCCCGGAACTCGCCCCTACCAGCTTCAACCAGACCTTCCCGGAGCATGCCGACACGCCGGCCCAAGCCGTCGCGGAGACGTCCGCCGCAGGCACGGAAAGCCGCGTCGTTCGCCCCCTTCGCCAGTTTGGCCGGCGGGGTGTCTAG
- a CDS encoding pyridoxal phosphate-dependent aminotransferase gives MAFLADALSRVKPSATIAVSQKARELKAKGRDVIGLGAGEPDFDTPDNIKKAAIDAINRGETKYTPVAGIPELREAIVKKFKRENNLDYTAAQTIVGTGGKQILFNAFMATMNPGDEVVVPTPYWVSYPEMVSLCGGTPVFVATTQENKFKLKAEDLEKAITPKTKWFIFNSPSNPSGAAYSHDELKALTDVLMRHPHVWVLTDDMYEHLTYGDFKFATPVEVEPGLYDRTLTMNGVSKAYAMTGWRIGYAAGPLNLIKAMDMIQGQQTSGACSVAQWAAVEALNGTQDFIPENKKIFEGRRDLIVSMLNQAKGIECPSPEGAFYVYPSCKGLIGKTAPSGKVIETDEDFVSELLEAEGVAVVHGSAFGLGPNFRISYATSEAQLEEAGKRIQRFCAACK, from the coding sequence ATGGCCTTTCTTGCCGACGCCCTTTCCCGTGTGAAGCCTTCCGCCACCATCGCCGTTTCCCAGAAAGCGCGTGAACTGAAAGCGAAAGGCCGCGACGTCATCGGGCTTGGCGCGGGCGAACCGGATTTCGACACGCCCGACAATATCAAGAAGGCCGCCATCGACGCGATCAACCGCGGCGAGACGAAGTACACGCCGGTCGCCGGTATCCCGGAACTGCGCGAGGCCATCGTCAAGAAGTTCAAGCGCGAGAACAACCTCGATTACACCGCCGCGCAGACCATCGTCGGTACGGGCGGAAAGCAGATTCTTTTCAACGCCTTCATGGCGACGATGAATCCGGGCGATGAAGTCGTTGTCCCGACACCTTACTGGGTTTCCTATCCGGAAATGGTGTCGCTGTGCGGCGGTACGCCGGTCTTCGTCGCGACGACGCAGGAAAACAAGTTCAAGCTGAAGGCGGAAGACCTGGAAAAGGCGATCACGCCGAAGACCAAGTGGTTCATCTTCAACTCGCCGTCCAATCCCTCGGGCGCAGCCTACAGCCACGATGAGCTGAAGGCGCTGACCGATGTGCTGATGCGCCATCCGCATGTCTGGGTGCTGACCGACGACATGTACGAGCACCTGACCTATGGCGACTTCAAGTTCGCGACCCCGGTCGAAGTCGAACCTGGCCTCTATGACCGCACGCTCACCATGAACGGCGTTTCCAAGGCCTATGCGATGACCGGCTGGCGTATCGGCTATGCGGCCGGCCCGCTCAACCTCATCAAGGCCATGGACATGATCCAGGGCCAGCAGACGTCCGGCGCCTGCTCGGTCGCCCAGTGGGCCGCCGTCGAGGCACTGAACGGCACGCAGGACTTCATCCCGGAAAACAAGAAGATCTTCGAGGGCCGACGCGACCTCATCGTCTCCATGCTCAACCAGGCCAAGGGCATCGAGTGCCCGTCGCCGGAAGGCGCGTTCTACGTCTATCCGTCCTGCAAGGGGCTGATCGGCAAGACCGCGCCCTCGGGCAAGGTCATCGAGACGGACGAGGACTTCGTTTCGGAACTGCTGGAAGCGGAAGGCGTCGCCGTCGTGCACGGCTCGGCCTTCGGTCTCGGCCCGAATTTCCGCATCTCCTATGCGACCTCGGAAGCCCAGCTCGAAGAGGCCGGCAAGCGCATTCAGCGTTTCTGCGCCGCCTGCAAGTAA
- a CDS encoding calcium:proton antiporter, with the protein MLSSLLKERFLFIGLAAAIVAYATEHSLLEMGRLSVLLAAFALIAAIILVSTRIAHHAEILASKVGDPYGTMILTLSAVLVEVVILAIMMQGETSPTLVRDTIYAAVMLDINGILGLAALLGGIRHGEQPYNDDSGKTYGVMILTAMGISMVVPEFVPRESWHLYSLFTIGAMITLYTVFLRMQVGVHSYFFSYAYPRAERKEGLPSKAPDENEPASLSIAVILFGVVLIGALAEVMSVLLGAGLKGSGAPPALMAVVVAAISAAPEILTALRAALANRMQSVVNIAMGASLSTVILTVPVMEAIALYTGQPFVMAMSPTQTVMVAITLIAAAINLNDGETNAIEGMTHFILFATFIMLTMIGL; encoded by the coding sequence ATGCTCTCCAGCCTGCTGAAGGAACGCTTCCTCTTCATCGGCCTTGCCGCCGCCATCGTCGCCTATGCGACGGAACACAGCCTTCTGGAGATGGGGCGCCTGTCGGTTCTCCTGGCGGCCTTCGCGCTCATCGCCGCGATCATTCTCGTTTCAACCCGCATCGCCCATCACGCGGAAATCCTCGCCTCCAAGGTGGGAGACCCCTATGGCACGATGATCCTGACGCTGTCGGCGGTGCTGGTGGAGGTGGTGATCCTCGCCATCATGATGCAGGGCGAGACCTCGCCGACGCTGGTGCGCGATACGATCTATGCCGCCGTCATGCTCGACATCAACGGCATTCTCGGCCTTGCCGCCCTTCTCGGCGGCATCCGCCACGGCGAACAGCCCTATAACGACGATTCGGGAAAGACCTACGGCGTGATGATCCTGACGGCCATGGGCATTTCCATGGTCGTGCCGGAATTCGTGCCGCGGGAAAGCTGGCACCTCTATTCCCTCTTCACCATCGGCGCGATGATCACGCTCTATACCGTCTTCCTGCGCATGCAGGTGGGCGTGCACAGCTACTTCTTCAGCTACGCCTATCCGCGTGCCGAACGGAAGGAAGGCCTGCCAAGCAAGGCGCCGGACGAGAACGAACCCGCGAGCCTGTCCATTGCCGTCATCCTCTTCGGCGTGGTGCTGATCGGCGCGCTCGCGGAGGTCATGTCGGTGCTGCTGGGCGCGGGCCTCAAGGGTTCGGGCGCACCGCCGGCGCTGATGGCCGTCGTCGTCGCGGCGATTTCCGCCGCGCCGGAAATCCTGACGGCCTTGCGCGCCGCCCTTGCCAATCGCATGCAGTCCGTCGTCAACATTGCCATGGGCGCATCGCTCTCGACGGTGATCCTCACCGTGCCGGTGATGGAGGCCATCGCGCTCTATACCGGCCAGCCCTTCGTCATGGCTATGTCGCCGACGCAGACGGTCATGGTGGCGATCACGCTGATCGCCGCCGCCATCAACCTCAATGACGGCGAAACGAACGCCATCGAAGGCATGACGCATTTCATCCTCTTCGCCACCTTCATCATGTTGACGATGATCGGGCTTTGA
- a CDS encoding alkene reductase produces the protein MTSLFDPLKIGDIDVKNRIVMAPLTRNRSPHAVPNTLNAAYYEQRASAGLLITEATAITQQGQGYADVPGLYTPEALAGWKQVTDAVHKAGGRIVVQMWHVGRISHDTLQPGGGKPVAPSAIQAKSKTYLINADGTGSFAETSEPRALEKAELPGIVEDYRRAARAAIEAGFDGVEIHAANGYLIDQFLRSGSNHRTDAYGGSIENRARLLFEVVDAITAEIGAGRTAIRISPVTPANDAFDPNPQPLFTHVVEGLARYGLSYIHIIEGATGGPRDHQQGDTPFDYAALRAAYHAAGGKAAWMVNNGYNRELAIDAVEDGKADLVAFGKLFIANPDLVERLKNDTVLNAPDKDTFYGGGAKGYTDYPALENVA, from the coding sequence ATGACCTCTCTTTTCGACCCCTTGAAGATCGGCGATATCGACGTCAAGAACCGCATCGTCATGGCGCCGCTGACGCGCAACCGCTCGCCACACGCCGTGCCGAACACGCTGAATGCCGCCTACTACGAACAGCGCGCCTCCGCCGGCCTGCTGATCACCGAGGCGACGGCCATCACCCAGCAGGGTCAGGGCTATGCCGACGTGCCGGGCCTCTATACGCCGGAAGCTCTCGCCGGCTGGAAGCAGGTCACGGATGCCGTGCACAAGGCCGGCGGCAGGATCGTCGTTCAGATGTGGCATGTCGGCCGTATCTCGCACGACACGCTGCAGCCGGGCGGCGGTAAGCCGGTCGCTCCCTCCGCCATCCAGGCCAAGTCGAAGACCTATCTCATCAATGCCGACGGCACCGGCAGCTTTGCCGAGACCTCCGAGCCCCGCGCCCTCGAAAAGGCCGAGCTTCCCGGCATCGTCGAGGATTATCGCCGGGCCGCCCGCGCCGCCATCGAGGCGGGCTTCGACGGCGTCGAGATCCACGCAGCCAACGGCTACCTGATCGACCAGTTCCTGCGCTCCGGCAGCAACCATCGCACGGACGCGTATGGCGGCTCTATCGAGAACCGCGCGCGTCTGCTCTTCGAGGTCGTCGACGCCATCACCGCGGAAATCGGCGCCGGCCGCACGGCCATCCGCATCTCGCCGGTCACGCCCGCCAACGACGCCTTCGATCCGAATCCGCAGCCGCTCTTCACCCATGTGGTAGAAGGCCTTGCCCGTTACGGCCTTTCCTACATCCACATCATCGAGGGCGCGACGGGCGGCCCGCGTGATCACCAGCAGGGCGACACGCCCTTCGACTATGCTGCCCTGCGCGCCGCCTACCATGCCGCAGGCGGCAAGGCGGCCTGGATGGTCAACAACGGTTACAACCGGGAACTGGCCATCGACGCCGTGGAAGACGGCAAGGCCGACCTCGTCGCCTTCGGCAAGCTCTTCATCGCCAACCCGGACCTCGTGGAGCGCCTGAAGAACGACACCGTGCTGAACGCCCCCGACAAGGACACCTTCTATGGTGGCGGCGCCAAGGGCTATACGGACTACCCGGCGCTGGAAAACGTCGCCTGA
- a CDS encoding ArsR/SmtB family transcription factor produces MDMTEPDTDEILKALAHPKRLEILAWLKEPQVHFPGQEHPLEFGVCAGQIEKRCDLSQSTVSAHLSTLQRAGLVTTRKVGQWVFFKRDDEKIAAFLHHLNGAL; encoded by the coding sequence ATGGACATGACCGAACCCGATACCGACGAAATCCTAAAGGCCCTCGCCCATCCCAAGCGACTGGAAATCCTTGCCTGGCTGAAGGAGCCGCAGGTGCATTTTCCCGGCCAGGAACATCCGCTGGAATTCGGCGTTTGCGCCGGGCAGATCGAGAAGCGCTGCGACCTGTCGCAGTCCACCGTTTCCGCCCACCTTTCCACCTTGCAGCGCGCCGGCCTCGTGACGACGCGCAAGGTCGGCCAGTGGGTGTTCTTTAAGCGCGACGACGAAAAGATCGCCGCCTTTCTCCATCACCTCAACGGCGCTCTCTGA
- a CDS encoding LysR family transcriptional regulator VtlR, which yields MPLDWDKLRIFHAAAEAGSFTHAADKLHLSQSAISRQVSALEQDVGIKLFHRHARGLILTEQGEILYRTAHDVLMKLESVRVQLTENTEKPSGKLRITTTVGLGQGWLTDKVQEFLALYPDMQVQLILDNEELDVNMRHADCAIRLREPQQSDLIQRRLFTVHMHLYAAPSYINRYGEPQSIDDLDNHKIITFGEPAPSYLLDVNWLEIAGRDSDNPRPSVLQINSQTSIKRACLLGIGIAMLPDYIVGRDPGLIQLPVSADIPSFDTYFCYPSEMKNSAKLKVFRDFIVAKARNWNF from the coding sequence ATGCCGCTCGATTGGGACAAGCTGCGGATTTTTCATGCCGCGGCCGAGGCGGGCTCGTTCACGCATGCAGCGGACAAGCTGCACCTTTCGCAGTCGGCCATCAGCCGCCAGGTCAGTGCGCTGGAGCAGGATGTCGGCATCAAGCTCTTCCATCGCCATGCCCGCGGCCTGATCCTCACCGAACAGGGCGAGATCCTTTACCGCACCGCCCACGACGTGCTGATGAAGCTCGAAAGCGTGCGCGTGCAGCTAACGGAAAACACCGAAAAGCCGAGCGGCAAGCTGCGCATCACCACCACCGTCGGCCTCGGCCAGGGCTGGCTGACCGACAAGGTGCAGGAATTCCTCGCGCTTTATCCCGACATGCAGGTGCAGCTCATTCTCGACAACGAGGAGCTGGATGTGAACATGCGCCATGCGGACTGCGCCATCCGCCTGCGCGAGCCGCAGCAGTCTGACCTCATCCAGCGCCGGCTCTTCACCGTGCACATGCACCTCTATGCAGCGCCCTCCTATATCAACCGCTACGGCGAGCCGCAGTCGATCGACGATCTCGACAACCACAAGATCATCACCTTCGGCGAACCGGCGCCGAGCTACCTGCTCGACGTGAACTGGCTGGAGATCGCCGGCCGCGATTCCGACAACCCCCGCCCCTCCGTGTTGCAAATCAATAGCCAGACCTCGATCAAGCGCGCCTGCCTGCTTGGCATCGGCATCGCGATGCTGCCGGACTATATTGTCGGCCGCGACCCGGGACTTATCCAGCTGCCCGTGAGCGCGGATATCCCTTCGTTCGATACCTACTTCTGCTATCCGAGCGAAATGAAGAACTCGGCGAAGCTCAAGGTTTTCAGGGACTTCATCGTCGCCAAGGCGCGCAACTGGAACTTCTGA